In one Alnus glutinosa chromosome 14, dhAlnGlut1.1, whole genome shotgun sequence genomic region, the following are encoded:
- the LOC133857022 gene encoding uncharacterized protein LOC133857022, with protein sequence MTVLRSREIVPTKPTPKAPKATLKIEPSTPSRTDKPSILQSPTPPMSSSPNPELTPTPVSSGLGSDSVSVSGVIRRRSIRLSSKSDSGECSGSNPVHEWKRKSVSSEKGACLSGNRVEGESAEESGGGVLGLVGNGEMGSDLIEKRVRVLDRVCGLSGNGSGSEEEKDSMGFGDVGLGSKSAKGKKRKLGIDVNLDLEYIGEDGEGKGYLNLRSGKRLAKRGIGGVGTSVVDDKLVDEREGQEEEEHNGEFGGELIGIGIKREGKGKLVHDDLVSTGFKVVELSLDPKADNVIGNVVENEGSKSVNEGRASGGNEKGKRKLGGANDGGVVIEKGVVKGRRRFSREEKGKGMVLDGSLLPNGDVKVELILDSKVKNSVEDVISGTVHSGDNVASQVETEVGQANATENESTRRDYMERFREVARENASRFALFTPIEEGEDLVSSEAEAEREFEDWPGPFSTAMKIIKDRATKNQRVGSSYLDKSKAAPVIWVPRYNQNRSKRPVPSLKELSLKILAKNADKIKSLANIPDALKHKLSHLLCDSRRMNKHSFELLVHGSPREVRLRDCSWLTEEQSTKSFQECDTSNLMVLQLDQCGRCMSDYMLLSTLAQSSNSLPALTTLSLSGACRLTDVGLGKLVSSAPALRSLNLSQCSLLTSSSIDTLADSLGSILRELYLTDCQSIDAILILPALKKLKQLQVLSLAGSQNVCDDFLREFITARGHNMKELVLTDCVKLTDSSLKSIAENCPGLCAIDVGNLCKLTDSAIGYLANGCRAIQTLKLCRNTFSDEAIAAFLETSGEWLKELSLNNVKKVGRNTALSLAKRPRRLHTLDLSWCRGLSDEAVGLIVDNCLSLGVLKLFGCTQLTNVFLDGHSNPYVQIVGLKMSSVLEDVQVPHYEVEGPLRYSLVSSPI encoded by the exons ATGACGGTCTTGAGGTCTCGGGAAATAGTCCCAACCAAGCCCACACCAAAAGCTCCGAAAGCGACGCTCAAAATCGAGCCCTCCACGCCCAGCCGAACCGACAAGCCCTCCATTCTGCAATCTCCCACTCCACCCATGTCCTCCAGCCCAAACCCGGAACTGACCCCGACCCCGGTCTCTTCTGGGTTGGGCTCCGATTCGGTCTCCGTTTCCGGTGTTATCCGGCGGCGGAGTATCCGTCTCTCTTCGAAATCGGATTCCGGCGAATGCTCGGGTTCGAATCCGGTCCACGAATGGAAGAGGAAGAGCGTCTCCAGCGAGAAAGGCGCGTGCTTGAGTGGGAATAGGGTGGAAGGAGAGAGTGCGGAGGAAAGTGGTGGTGGGGTTTTGGGTTTGGTGGGAAATGGAGAAATGGGTTCTGATTTGATCGAGaagagggttagggttttggacCGGGTTTGTGGACTGAGTGGAAATGGGTCGGGTTCGGAAGAAGAGAAGGATTCGATGGGTTTTGGTGACGTTGGGCTAGGTTCAAAATCGGCTAAAGGGAAGAAGAGGAAATTGGGTATTGACGTCAATTTAGATTTGGAATATATAGGGGAGGATGGAGAGGGCAAAGGGTATCTGAATTTGCGGTCTGGGAAGAGACTTGCAAAGAGAGGAATCGGTGGTGTTGGGACTAGTGTCGTTGACGACAAGTTGGTTGATGAAAGAGAaggccaagaagaagaagaacacaaTGGGGAATTTGGGGGAGAACTAATTGGTATCGGGATCAAGagagaggggaaggggaagTTGGTCCATGATGATTTAGTGTCAACTGGTTTTAAAGTAGTGGAATTAAGTTTGGACCCCAAAGCGGATAATGTGATTGGCAATGTGGTTGAGAATGAAGGTTCTAAGTCAGTTAATGAGGGACGAGCTAGTGGAGGAAATGAAAAGGGGAAGAGAAAGTTGGGTGGTGCTAATGATGGGGGTGTTGTCATTGAGAAAGGCGTTGTTAAGGGCAGAAGGAGATTTAGCagagaagaaaaagggaagGGCATGGTGCTTGATGGTTCTTTGTTACCGAATGGTGATGTGAAAGTGGAATTGATTTTGGATTCTAAAGTGAAGAATTCAGTTGAAGATGTGATTTCGGGTACTGTCCATTCGGGGGATAATGTAGCATCTCAGGTTGAAACTGAAGTTGGGCAGGCTAATGCTACAGAGAATGAATCAACCAGGAGGGATTACATGGAACGGTTTCGAGAGGTAGCGAGGGAAAATGCTTCTCGATTTGCTCTTTTTACTCCTATAGAGGAAGGGGAGGACCTTGTGTCTTCTGAGGCTGAAGCTGAACGGGAATTTGAAGATTGGCCGGGTCCCTTCTCCACTGCTATGAAGATCATTAAAGATCGAGCAACTAAGAATCAGCGAGTGGGGAGTTCATACTTAGACAAGAGCAAAGCTGCACCAGTTATATGGGTTCCGAGATATAACCAGAATCGCTCAAAGCGACCGGTTCCCTCGCTGAAAGAACTGTCTTTGAAAATTCTTGCCAAGAATGCTGACAAAATTAAATCACTTGCAAATATTCCGGATGCTTTGAAGCACAAGCTCAGTCATTTGCTTTGTGATTCTCGGAGGATGAATAAACATTCTTTTGAGCTTCTCGTTCATGGATCACCTAGAGAGGTTCGCTTGAGGGATTGTTCATGGCTGACGGAGGAACAGTCTACAAAATCATTTCAGGAGTGTGACACCAGCAATCTAATG GTGCTGCAACTTGACCAGTGTGGACGCTGTATGTCAGATTATATGTTACTTTCTACCTTAGCTCAGTCATCAAATAGCTTGCCTGCATTAACTACTCTATCCCTCAGTGGTGCATGCCGTCTTACAGATGTTGGGCTAGGGAAACTTGTTTCTTCTGCCCCTGCATTAAGATCTTTAAATCTCAGTCAGTGTTCCCTCCTCACGTCCTCCAGTATTGACACTTTAGCTGACTCATTGGGATCAATTCTGAGGGAATTGTATCTTACTGATTGTCAAAGCATTGATGCTATTCTTATCCTGCCAGCATTGAAGAAGCTTAAACAATTACAAGTATTATCATTAGCAGGTAGTCAAAATGTTTGTGATGATTTTCTCAGGGAATTTATCACTGCTCGTGGTCACAATATGAAGGAGCTTGTTTTGACTGATTGTGT AAAACTGACAGACTCTTCCTTGAAATCCATCGCTGAAAACTGTCCGGGATTATGTGCAATCGATGTCGGGAACTTGTGCAAATTGACAGATTCTGCTATAGGATATCTTGCAAATGGCTGTCGAGCAATTCAAACATTAAAACTCTGCCGCAATACATTCAG TGATGAAGCCATTGCTGCCTTCCTGGAAACCTCTGGAGAGTGGTTGAAAGAACTTTCACTGAATAATGTCAAGAAG GTTGGCCGCAACACAGCCCTATCACTTGCCAAACGTCCAAGAAGGTTGCATACTCTAGATCTATCCTGGTGTCGGGGTTTGTCAGATGAGGCTGTGGGTTTGATTGTAGACAACTGCTTATCCCTGGGAGTGCTCAAACTGTTTGGATGCACTCAG cTTACGAATGTTTTTCTAGATGGTCACTCGAATCCATATGTGCAAATTGTTGGCTTGAAGATGTCTTCAGTATTGGAAGATGTCCAGGTGCCTCATTATGAAGTAGAAGGTCCATTGCGTTATTCCTTGGTGTCTTCTCCAATTTGA